The nucleotide sequence TGGTCCGCTGGATCTCGGGCACCGTGGTGGTCAGGAGCTCGTTCTTGTAGGCACTCTGGGTGTAGAGTCTGCCAGAGagaagacccagtgctgccatgCCTGCCACCACAGACCGCCCAACTGAGTTCCTAGAACGTGCCCAGCTGCCTAGGTGAGCCCACCAGCACCGTGGGCTCGTGCAGCCGGAGCAGCCAGTGCTGATGAGAGCCACAGGTAGGGAGGAGAAGGCCTCATTTCTTCCAACTCCCCTTGTCTCTTACAGTCACAAATCTCCACCTATTTAAAACTCAGTCATGCCAATTCACCCTTCTGCTGGAGTCTCTTAGATAATCGTTTCATTTTTGGAACCATTGAGCCTGGGACTAGAATTATGGCTGGgttataatttctttatatttttctgtattttctgaatttccactatttttaagtcagaacaaaaaaaagaataattagagaagtaaaaaaaagaaccagTGATATAATTTGTTGACATTTATCCTCTTAGGATAGGCGCACTGTAACACTGGTCATCCACTGCAGGGACATTCAACATAGGTCCTCCTCAAACACACACTCGGACCTCAGGACTGCCGGGAGGGTGACTGCTCCCACTCAGCGGCATGAACATAGGTCCTCCTCAAACACAAGGCCACTCGGACCTCAGGACTGCCGGGAAGGTGACTGCTTCCACTCAGCGGCATGAACGTAGGTCCTCCTCAAACACACACTCGGACCTCAGGACTGCTGGAAGGGTGACTGCTCCCACTCAGCGGCATGTGATGAGAGAACCAACAAGTGGCAGCCCCACCACTGGTCCCCAGCCTCAGGGATCACCCCTCTGCAGGAATGAAGGCCAATCCTGCCTGCCCCTGCCTGGGCCCCCACCCTGGAAAGCAGGCAAGCACAGCGCTCCTACCTGAAACACTGACCTGGGCCCGTCCTGCCGGCTCGTCCCGACCGCTGATTGGCATTGGCCTGGCTGATGGGGTAGATCTGCAGAGCATCCATGCCAATCCGGGGATTGAAGACCTAGGAGAGGGCAGAAAAGACATGATTAAGGACACAGCGAGGCAATTAATGGGAGGCAGCCTTGAGACAAAGAAAACCCTTGGCTGCTACATGCTACAGAGTGAAATGTCTCAGTGATGCAGGCAGCCATCTTCTGGAGTCAGGAACCTCAAGAAATTTCCCCTCATCACCAGCTCCGCAACCTTTATCAAGTTAAACTGTCCACCCTGAGTTATCACAAGGATTGGATGAATCAGGAACATGGCAAAATCAGCACTCAAACCACCACCTCCACTTCCACAAGCAACCATTGTTCAAGGTCTGAGGACCCAGGTCCTGCCTTCCCACCTCCTAGGCTGGGTGAGCCTGCGTGAAGGCCCAGGGCCCCAGTGCCTGTGTCTCCTCTTACCTTTAACTTACAATAACCGGAATCGATAACAAACATGATGCCGTCGACAGTCAGGGAGGTCTCAGCAATGTTAGTGGCGACAATACACTTCCGGACGCCATCTGGAGcctggagtcagacaggacatGCAGGGAGGGAAGGCTATAGGCTGGCAGGTAGGAGAGACCCCACAAGCAGAAGAGCACACCCCACCCGTGCCAGGAAAGTAACACCTTCTCCCTCTTGCCCTCCTGGGGGGAGTCTGGGAGGTTCCCAAGGTGGAGACCCAAACCAGACACTCTTGCCGTCTCACCTTCTGGAAGATCTTGGCCTGGAGGTCAGAGGGCAGCTGGGAGTAGATGGGCAGCACGGCCAAGGCGGGCGCGTTCTCTAGTTCTTCCAGGTGCTCCACGATCTGATCTGAGGTCACCTGAGGGCAGAGAGGAGTCGTCAGATGCCAGGGCCCCCGATCCTCACCAAAGACCCACCCGCTCACCAAGGTCGCGACCGAGGCACGCACCTCAATGTCCTCTTGGCCAGGCATGAAGATGAGGATGTCCCCGGGGGCCCCCGACAGATGCACCTGGAGGGACTGCTTCACCGCGGCCTCCACGTAGTCTTCCTGCGGGGTCTGCAAGCCAGCCAGGGGCACCGTCAAAGGGCATGTGGGTCAGGCCCCCTCTGGGAACCAGCGGcccagtccctggtctggggcCAGAGCTGGGCAGACTCTCCGGGTCGTGCACGTGCAGATGGGCCTTATGGCCCTCCCTGGGTCCCAagcctccctccaccccaaaGAAACAATCAAACCAAATGTCCCCAGAGTACAGTCTTTCGCCGCCAAGCCCAAAAGCCGTGGGCTCCCATGGCACCCACAAAACCTTTCCCCACTCAGTACCCCATCCCAGGCCCCCCACCCGGCTCTTCATCTGAGCTCAGGGTCAGTTAAGAAAAAAAGGGCCTTGGTACCTTGCTGAAGAGAATGTCCACAGGGAAGGTACGTCCAGGGATGTGGAAGATGGGGACGTTCCCAAAAAAGGAGGCAAATTTCTCTGCGTCCATGGTGGCTGATGTGACAATGAGCTTCAGGTCTGAGCGCCGAGCCACCACCTAAGAGAAGAAGTCATTCAGAGGCTTCCCCACGGGTTCGGAACCTTTGGCTTCTGCCCTCCAGTCTCATCAGCATCACTACCAAGTGAAACAGAAGCCCAAGCTGAGGGGGGCTCATTAGATTTGTAACAGTCCTAAAGGCTGAAGCACGGAGCCACAGCCAGGAGAACCACGAATCACTTGGCTGAGCTAGAACGGAGTGAACTACCACTGGGCAGCCAGAGGCCTCAGGGGCAATTCTGGCCTGTCAGAGGCCCCCCAAGCTTCCCCGGGCTAGACCCCAGACGTCTCGTCACTGCCTCCCAGCCCCACAGGCACAGAGGCCCAGACCCACACCTCCCGGAGCAGCCCGAAGAGCACGTCGGTGTTGAGGGAGCGCTCGTGGGCCTCGTCCATGATGATGGCGCTGTAGTGATCCAGGTCCGCTTCCCGCAGGGACTCTCTCAGCAGGATGCCATCAGTCATGTACTTGATCAAGGTGCTTTCTGAAGTGCAGTCTTCAAAGCGGATGGCATAGCCCACCTGGAGGCCAGAGAGATGGCTCAGGGACTCTGGGCACCCGCGCACTGCTGCACGCCCCGAGCTGGGTCTAGGCCTCAGCGGATCAGGTCAAGTGACAGAGGCCACAGGTATGAAGTTCACGGCTCGGCCCTCGGGCCCACTCACCTCCTCACCGAGGTTTCCCCCCATCTCTTCACTGACTCTCTTGGCCACCGACATGGCGGCCACACGGCGGGGCTGGGTGCATCCGATCATCCCATAGTCCGTGTAGCCGTCTTCATGCAAGTACTGGGTCAGCTGCGTGGTCTTTCCACTCCCTGTCTCCCCAACCACGATCACGATGCTGTTGTCTCTGCAAGGGGAGAAGAGACTGGTGAATCGGCACGAGTGGAAGGCCGCCTCTAGCCCCACCTGCAGCTATTCAAGGAGCATGCTTGCTCGGAAAGGAGGATTTCCCTGGGAAAACAGTCTCATACTGAAATCCCCTGAAAAGTCTAAAAGGCAGTAAGGTTGAAACAAGTGCCATGCTGTTTCATGAGGCCATGTTGCTTATTTCAAGCAGAGTAGCCTGGGGCACtcaggagagggggaaaaaaacctttcccttctccaccaaATGTCATACCCCAAAGAAAAAGAGCCACAGAGCACGCACAGGACACCTGAGCTGGGgtcccatccctgggctggggagtcACCTGATGATCGTGAGGAGTTCCTGCTGCACGGCGAAGATGGGCAGGTACTGCCTCTGCTCCAGAATCGACTTCTTCTTGGCAAACTCGCTGCTGGCCTCGCTCTTCTTCTTCATGTGGTCGGCAAACTTCTGCTCTGTCCTGAGAACACACCGCACGTGGTCTAAGTGCCCTGCATGGTCTCCCGCATCTTCCCTGCTGACTGGGCTACTGCTCTGCTTCCTATGCCCCGAAGTGAGAACTGCTCCTAACACGCAGCAAATCTTTGAGATGCGAGGGCTGCCAGCTGCTGCTCATCTCCTCCGGCCTAAGGGACCACACTGCTGTCTAAGCATCCATCATCCAAAACCTGCTCAACACCCTTGGGACGGAAACCCACGGAGGGCTCAGAAGAGCTGCAGATCAGCAAGCATGCATATCCTCTGCCCTGGAACAGTCCACCCAGACGAGGAGCTGAGATGCACAGGCCATACCTCATACAGAACAACCCTGGGCAATCTCAGCACCACACTTACAGGGCTAGAAGGAGGAGCCGTGGGAACAGTCATGACCAAGGTcagactccctcccacctctcagcaGGACAGCAGTCTGTAAGGCTTTAGCTTCAGAGAACTGTGGGAACAGCCCTACTTGATGTTTACAGATATCTTCCACTAAAGCACTGAAGTGTCCTACATGTGTACACCCCCAGGTCGCACAGCAAAGACGTCCCAGTCCCACTATGTAAATCTACAGTCTCCACCTGCCCCTTCCCCAGGAGACTTTTCCTCCATCAGATCAAGCCTGTGCCCTGTCAGCTTCCTGTTTCTAATGCCCCAGTCACTCCTGGTCAGCTAAAACTCAATACCAGCAGGATTAAAGTAACTAGAGACTAACAAAGCTGATTAACAGCACCAGCTTCTCATTTCCCACAGAGGTACAGAGAATTATTAACTGAGACAACAGTTTGGAAGGACTTTAGCGTGTTCAAAGGATGAGTTTCAGAAGGGACACCTGAGTTCAACCACCTACATGATGAGGGAAGCGCAACAAGTGGTCATCCAACATTGGCTTAAACACCTCTATGAATGGGGAAGCTCTAGCTGAGAAGACAACCCTTTCTATTTTCAAACCTCTGTTAAAAAgtttcttccttcagttcagttcagttcagtcgctcagtcacgtccaactctttgcatccccatgaaccgcagcacgcaggcctccctgtccatcaccaactcgcggagtccacccaaacccatgtccattgtgtcggtgatgccatccaaccatctcatcctctgttgtccccctctcctcctgccctcaatccttcccagcatcagggtcttttcaaactcAATACCTGAACTAAAATCTAAGAGGGCAAAGCACATGGTCCCACACCAAACATCTAAAAGGCTCTCTAGCAGAGCGGCTAAGAGCACAGGCTCCTAAGCTAGACTGGGTGGGATCCTCACTCCACCACTTATCAGCTGGGTAACCTcaaacaagttacttaacctccctggGCTGCATCGTCCTCACATGAAAAATGGGAAAGATTACACCTGTCCCACGGGACTGCCATGAGAATCCAACGACCAAGTATCCGTGAGGCGTGTGGTGCTGCTCAGCACAGAGGAAGCGCCTACGGTGGCAGCAGAGGCAGTTGGGGTATTATCTGGAGAAAGGTGAAGACAGACCAGGAGGAAGGAACCACAGACTCTCAAGTGACGTCATACTCGTATTAGTGAGTGACAAGTCATGTCGGTCCTCTTAAAGCCTGTCTTCAGGGGTGCCGGCTGCCGCGAGACTCCTACCTGTAGTCCACTTTCCCATCCTCGGTCAGAGATTTATCCggctcttcttcttttttgacgCCCATTATATCTCCCAGTTTGGTTCCAGCCAATTCCCAATGTTTGTGTTGAGCCTGAAAAAGACATGGAAAGTCAGTCTGCTCCATCCCGTGATGGAAAATCAATCCCGTCTGACAACAGGCTTCCTCCAGCAGCAGTAAGTTCCCACGGCCAGCGGCGGCACCGAGCCAGGCCCgcctcccaccttccctcctaAGTTCCTGAGCCCACGGCCCCACACCGTCCTAACTGAGCCCTGCAGGAGGAACACAGTACCCTCCCCCAGGGGCTGACGCTCGCCCTGTGAGTTTCCTCTAACTGCTGAAGGAGCCCTACCTGCAAGATACAACATGATCCTTAAAAAGAAgaccaacaaaagaaaacagagacccTCGGGCCCCAGATGACCAGAAACCAACCTTCTTGCGCTCCTTTTGCTCCCTGTGTTTCCGCACTGTTTGACTGCCTTTCCGAGCAATGATGGCTAAGTCTGAAGTGGCGTCCTTGACTGGAATCACAGGCTCCGGCTGCAGGAGGTTGAGGATAAAGCAGAAATTCCACACTGATCGTTCAAACTCCACACAAAGATCCGCTTCGTGACGGCACTGGTAAACGAAGGGCTGCTCCCCCccgcctctccctctccctctccctctctgtcttctcCCACTTTGGGGCCCTCCCCTCCGACTGCAGAGGACCCCACCTGCTTGGTGAAGACGATGCGCCCGTCCAGAAAGGGCGGCACCAGGTTGTGCACCATGAGGTGCACCTTGGCCGCGCTGTCCTCCTCGAAGTCCTCGTCCACCTCCAGCCGGTGCACCACCCCGCTGGTGAGCATGCGGTTGGTCTCCCAGCGCTCGTTGTCCTGTGAGGACACAACGGGAGGAGGCCACGTTCAGACTGCAGCCACGCGAGGTCGTCCTGAAAGGGCCCAGGCGAGGCCACGCAGCAGATCCCGAGAGAAGGGCGGTGGGGATGTCATCAGTCTCTGGATCCTGCAGCTCCTTAAGAGGGCAGAGGCCCTGATCCCAAATCACTTGCAGCGCATTTTCCCAGAAGCCACCTTTTATGTCTAAACCAGAACCTCCATGGACGCACAGAGTGGCCGTCCCCCAGTCCCACTCAGAGACACAGAGGACACAGAGCCAAGCCCACCTCTCAGCTCCCATCAACAGCACTTCCCTCCAGGAAGCACTGCCAAAGAGCAAAGTTgggatttggggttttttttctttttttccaacctACTGAAAAGTTCCCCACCCAACCCTCCGCTTCCAGGGGTATCGCTCCTTGTGGGACTTCAGCCATGGGGAGAAGAGCCGTGCTGTCGGCTGGGCTGTGACCTGCAGCTACTCCAGCGGAGTCTGCTCTGCCTCCCGCGGGCAGCCTCACCTCATTGATCTGTCTCCGCTGAGCCGAAATgcgcttctgcttctgtttgtgtAGGTGCTGCTCCCGCCTCCTCACGTAGTCGTCGGAGGAGTAGGCTAGGGGGTTGTGGAACTCATCATACCCCTCGTCCATCATGTACCAATCCCGGTCGGCTTGCTGTAGTGCAAGAGACAGAGCCGTGAGAACAGGGAAtacagtgagtgtgtgtgcaagACAGGGACAGAACGGGAGGAGATGCTTGGCAAGAAGTCACTGGGGCAGTGAACAACTCAGGAGAGGCCACCCTGCTGGAGGGCCAGCTGCCTACAGAAGCACGGTTTGCAGCCCAGGCCACCATGATGGCACTTCTTAGGTTTACCACACAGTGGCGCCAGCACGCAGAAGTCAAGTCTGATCTGCACTTGGTGAGAAGTTTCACCAGGGAGCCTGTGCCTGGAAAAGGACTCCAGGGCTTCGGGACTGAACGCGGCTCAGCCTTCCCGAGACTGTCTGGATTCACCAGAGCGTCACCCGTGGCCCCTGTGCTCTGACACACCTGTCACTGGCTTACTGAAAGACGGCCACCACCCCTCGTTCAGTCGCTCGGAGATGTATTTCTTACCCTCTGGTCATCCTCCCACTGCTGCCGTTCCTCTTCTGTGTCAAATGAAATTCCTTCTTCGCCATCCTCACGTCTCCCTGCGGGAGAACACGTGGCGGGTCGGTGTGCAAGGCCCCAGCTTGTCCCCAGTGGCCTCACGCAGACCAGCCACACCAGGAGTGTCCCACCCTCCCACTTTCACCCCGTCTTACCTCGGCCCCTGGACAGACGTGGGGTGGACCCCAGGTGTCTTCTGTCATCGGCCCACTCGTTGTATTTGTAGGATGGGGTTGGCAGAGGGGTGTCATCTGAATACCTGCTCCTCACAGACCTGGGAAACAGTAAAACCAGCTTCACTAAACAGTCACTAAGCTGAGACGTGTTCCCAGCCACCATCCGCCCGCCCAGTCCCAGTCACGCGCACAGAACATCACCTGTCCCTGTCTCGACTGGACAGCCGATGACTCCGCTCGGAATCCCGATAGGAAGGCGTGGGGGAGGGCGATTCCCACTGTGAGCGCCTCGAGGAGCCATAGCCACTGTCCTCTTCCTCCCAGGTAGACCGTGAAGGGGTGGCAGCATCTGGGCCACAAAAGACATGAAGCTCAGCATTTACTTTAACTCAGACATGGTGCTAGAGCCATTAGGGGAAAATCAGTTTGCcaaatttctttcttctactcATAAACTTTACACCTGTTTG is from Bos indicus isolate NIAB-ARS_2022 breed Sahiwal x Tharparkar chromosome 18, NIAB-ARS_B.indTharparkar_mat_pri_1.0, whole genome shotgun sequence and encodes:
- the DHX38 gene encoding pre-mRNA-splicing factor ATP-dependent RNA helicase PRP16 isoform X2; its protein translation is MASMPHPKTKRIGRRRGHGIETVTARETEENNCYYERDRSRHSGRSERDGGSDRSSRRNEPESPRHRPKDAATPSRSTWEEEDSGYGSSRRSQWESPSPTPSYRDSERSHRLSSRDRDRSVRSRYSDDTPLPTPSYKYNEWADDRRHLGSTPRLSRGRGRREDGEEGISFDTEEERQQWEDDQRQADRDWYMMDEGYDEFHNPLAYSSDDYVRRREQHLHKQKQKRISAQRRQINEDNERWETNRMLTSGVVHRLEVDEDFEEDSAAKVHLMVHNLVPPFLDGRIVFTKQPEPVIPVKDATSDLAIIARKGSQTVRKHREQKERKKAQHKHWELAGTKLGDIMGVKKEEEPDKSLTEDGKVDYRTEQKFADHMKKKSEASSEFAKKKSILEQRQYLPIFAVQQELLTIIRDNSIVIVVGETGSGKTTQLTQYLHEDGYTDYGMIGCTQPRRVAAMSVAKRVSEEMGGNLGEEVGYAIRFEDCTSESTLIKYMTDGILLRESLREADLDHYSAIIMDEAHERSLNTDVLFGLLREVVARRSDLKLIVTSATMDAEKFASFFGNVPIFHIPGRTFPVDILFSKTPQEDYVEAAVKQSLQVHLSGAPGDILIFMPGQEDIEVTSDQIVEHLEELENAPALAVLPIYSQLPSDLQAKIFQKAPDGVRKCIVATNIAETSLTVDGIMFVIDSGYCKLKVFNPRIGMDALQIYPISQANANQRSGRAGRTGPGQCFRLYTQSAYKNELLTTTVPEIQRTNLANVVLLLKSLGVQDLLQFHFMDPPPEDNMLNSMYQLWILGALDNTGGLTSTGRLMVEFPLDPALSKMLIVSCDMGCSSEILLIVSMLSVPAIFYRPKGREEESDQIREKFAVPESDHLSYLNVYLQWKNNNYSTIWCNDHFIHAKAMRKVREVRAQLKDIMVQQRMSLASCGTDWDIVRKCICAAYFHQAAKLKGIGEYVNIRTGMPCHLHPTSSLFGMGYTPDYIVYHELVMTTKEYMQCVTAVDGEWLAELGPMFYSVKQAGKSRQENRRRAKEEASAMEEEMALAEEQLRARRQEQEKRSPLGSVRSTKIYTPGRKEQGEPMTPRRTPARFGL
- the DHX38 gene encoding pre-mRNA-splicing factor ATP-dependent RNA helicase PRP16 isoform X1, which translates into the protein MEDSGEDASLHRLEGTDVDSQVGGLIFKTKSAASEQHVFKAPAPRPSLLGLDLLASLKRKEREEKDDGEDKKKSRISSYKDWEESKDDQRDAEAEDSDQAGRSGRKDRHYRSARVETPSHPGGVSEEFWERSRQRERERREHGVYASSKDEKDRKKERSRDRDCDRKRDRDERDRSRHSGRSERDGGSDRSSRRNEPESPRHRPKDAATPSRSTWEEEDSGYGSSRRSQWESPSPTPSYRDSERSHRLSSRDRDRSVRSRYSDDTPLPTPSYKYNEWADDRRHLGSTPRLSRGRGRREDGEEGISFDTEEERQQWEDDQRQADRDWYMMDEGYDEFHNPLAYSSDDYVRRREQHLHKQKQKRISAQRRQINEDNERWETNRMLTSGVVHRLEVDEDFEEDSAAKVHLMVHNLVPPFLDGRIVFTKQPEPVIPVKDATSDLAIIARKGSQTVRKHREQKERKKAQHKHWELAGTKLGDIMGVKKEEEPDKSLTEDGKVDYRTEQKFADHMKKKSEASSEFAKKKSILEQRQYLPIFAVQQELLTIIRDNSIVIVVGETGSGKTTQLTQYLHEDGYTDYGMIGCTQPRRVAAMSVAKRVSEEMGGNLGEEVGYAIRFEDCTSESTLIKYMTDGILLRESLREADLDHYSAIIMDEAHERSLNTDVLFGLLREVVARRSDLKLIVTSATMDAEKFASFFGNVPIFHIPGRTFPVDILFSKTPQEDYVEAAVKQSLQVHLSGAPGDILIFMPGQEDIEVTSDQIVEHLEELENAPALAVLPIYSQLPSDLQAKIFQKAPDGVRKCIVATNIAETSLTVDGIMFVIDSGYCKLKVFNPRIGMDALQIYPISQANANQRSGRAGRTGPGQCFRLYTQSAYKNELLTTTVPEIQRTNLANVVLLLKSLGVQDLLQFHFMDPPPEDNMLNSMYQLWILGALDNTGGLTSTGRLMVEFPLDPALSKMLIVSCDMGCSSEILLIVSMLSVPAIFYRPKGREEESDQIREKFAVPESDHLSYLNVYLQWKNNNYSTIWCNDHFIHAKAMRKVREVRAQLKDIMVQQRMSLASCGTDWDIVRKCICAAYFHQAAKLKGIGEYVNIRTGMPCHLHPTSSLFGMGYTPDYIVYHELVMTTKEYMQCVTAVDGEWLAELGPMFYSVKQAGKSRQENRRRAKEEASAMEEEMALAEEQLRARRQEQEKRSPLGSVRSTKIYTPGRKEQGEPMTPRRTPARFGL